The Chrysiogenia bacterium nucleotide sequence GGCTACGGCCAGCCAGAGAATCCAGGGGTCGGAGACTTTGACGAAATCGGCGGCCAGCAGCGCGACCATGAAGGGCGCGCCGTGTTCGACGCTGTTGGCATGGGCGCGGATGGCGTGGCGCAGGTCGCGGTTACCACCCTCACCCAGCGAGACCTTGTGCTGGATGCGAAGGCGCGAGACATTGGCGGCCAGCAGCACAAGGAAGACGAGATACGCGGCGGCAAAAAGCGCGCTGTAGTGGATCGTGCCGAGCAGGTTCATGATTTCCCCCGATCAGGGAATTCTAACCACAGATGGCTGCCGATGAACACGGATAATTATTGATGCGCCATTGTTGTCATCCTGAGCGAAGCGAAGGATCTCAACGTGTCAGAGGAGTTCTGCAGCTCGCAAGTTTGGCCTGCGCCGGTAAGAAAATGGTTGAGATCCTTCGGGCTGGGGCCCTCAGGATGACAATCTCCTTATCCGTGTTGCTTCGTGCTTATCCGTGGCCAGCACTCTCTACTCAGAATCCCCCGAAGCGGCTCATTACCGCGTCGTAGGCGAAGTTGGGGAGCAGCCGGGCGAATTTCAGCGCGCCGACCAGGGGTAGCGGGA carries:
- a CDS encoding MAPEG family protein; this translates as MNLLGTIHYSALFAAAYLVFLVLLAANVSRLRIQHKVSLGEGGNRDLRHAIRAHANSVEHGAPFMVALLAADFVKVSDPWILWLAVAFGAARVLHAAGMFDVGFNFRRVGAGLTLVVELALAGVIVGGV